The Candidatus Methylomirabilis sp. genomic sequence GGCGGGGACGGAGGCAAGCCGATGCGGCCGAAAGTGACGGTGGTGGGCGCGGGAAACGTGGGGGCCACGGTGGCCCAGCTCCTGGTCGAGAAGGAGCTGGCTGACGTGGTGCTGGTGGATATCATCGAGGGGCTCCCCCAGGGGAAGGCGCTGGACCTCCTGGAGGCGGGGCCGGTGGGGGGCTACGACTGCCGCCTCACCGGGACCAACAGCTACGACCCCACGGCCGACTCCGACCTGGTGGTGATCACGGCCGGGATCGCCCGCAAGCCCGGCATGACGCGGGATGACCTCCTCCAGACGAACGCGAAGATCGTGGGAGGCGTCACCGACGAGGTGGCGAAGCGCTCCCCGAGCGCCATTCTCGTCGTGGTCAGCAACCCCCTGGACGC encodes the following:
- a CDS encoding malate dehydrogenase (Catalyzes the reversible oxidation of malate to oxaloacetate) is translated as MRPKVTVVGAGNVGATVAQLLVEKELADVVLVDIIEGLPQGKALDLLEAGPVGGYDCRLTGTNSYDPTADSDLVVITAGIARKPGMTRDDLLQTNAKIVGGVTDEVAKRSPSAILVVVSNPLDAMAQLAWKRSGFPAHRVLGMAGVLDAARFRTFIAQELQVSVENTFAFVLGGHGDTMVPLPRYSTVAGI